From Woronichinia naegeliana WA131, the proteins below share one genomic window:
- a CDS encoding IS630 family transposase (programmed frameshift) produces MLKTYIVRLSQEERQTLKDLVSIGKGAAYKIKHANILLNIDVNGQGWTDEEAAAAFSCHRNTVANLRERLVNEGVESALSRKPRKTPPRQPIIDGEVEAKLIALRCGEPPAGQARWTLRLLADKAVELEIVPAISHETVRPSVKKNELKPHLRQMYVIPPEKSAEFVSNMEDVLEIYHRPYDPNCPVICMDEQPIQLVKETRLPLPAKPGQPEAHDYEYERNGTANIFMFTEPLSGWRKTVVSERRTSVDWATEIKNLLDNDYADNDKVILVCDQLNTHKLASLYEAFEPSTARRLVERLEIHHTPKHGSWLNIAENELSAMTRQCLARRIPDRETLEQETTAWYTQRNHSQKSVDWQFTTAEARIRLKRLYPQIEN; encoded by the exons ATGCTCAAGACCTATATTGTCCGATTAAGTCAAGAAGAACGTCAGACCCTAAAAGATTTGGTATCCATCGGCAAAGGAGCGGCTTACAAAATTAAGCACGCCAATATTCTGTTAAACATTGATGTGAATGGACAAGGATGGACGGATGAGGAAGCTGCCGCCGCCTTTAGTTGTCACCGTAACACAGTCGCCAATCTCAGGGAGCGATTGGTCAATGAAGGTGTGGAGTCAGCATTAAGCCGCAAGCCCCGCAAAACGCCGCCTCGTCAACCGATTATTGATGGAGAGGTAGAAGCAAAACTAATCGCCTTACGTTGTGGAGAACCGCCTGCTGGTCAAGCCCGTTGGACATTGAGGTTACTAGCCGACAAGGCGGTCGAGTTAGAAATTGTGCCAGCAATTAGTCACGAAACCGTGCGTC CAAGTGTTAAAAAAAACGAACTAAAACCTCATCTGCGACAGATGTACGTGATTCCACCAGAAAAGAGTGCCGAATTTGTGTCTAACATGGAAGATGTTCTAGAAATTTATCACCGACCCTATGACCCCAATTGTCCAGTGATTTGCATGGATGAGCAACCTATACAATTGGTCAAAGAAACCCGCCTTCCTCTACCAGCCAAACCTGGACAGCCAGAGGCGCATGATTACGAATATGAACGCAATGGAACAGCCAATATCTTTATGTTTACAGAACCCTTGTCTGGGTGGCGAAAGACAGTTGTCAGTGAACGTAGAACATCGGTTGACTGGGCAACAGAAATTAAGAATTTACTCGATAACGACTATGCTGATAACGACAAAGTCATTTTAGTATGTGATCAGCTAAATACTCACAAACTTGCCTCACTATATGAAGCATTTGAGCCTTCCACGGCTCGTCGTCTAGTCGAACGGTTGGAAATTCACCATACCCCAAAACATGGCAGTTGGCTTAATATTGCTGAAAACGAGCTGTCCGCAATGACTCGGCAATGCCTAGCTCGTCGAATTCCAGATCGGGAAACTTTAGAGCAAGAAACAACGGCTTGGTACACTCAGCGCAATCATTCCCAAAAGTCGGTAGATTGGCAATTCACGACGGCTGAGGCTCGTATCCGTCTCAAGCGTCTTTATCCACAAATAGAAAATTGA